A stretch of Flexivirga aerilata DNA encodes these proteins:
- a CDS encoding OB-fold nucleic acid binding domain-containing protein, whose amino-acid sequence MSLRTSFGKVADRLTRSETSLERDELREATKKHGGTPICDATDRSVASCCGTVRSVSLRPRTGTVPAMVVDLDDGSRTMNLVWLGRRRIGGIEPGVYLKVKGRVTYLKGVPTIFNPAYEIKQGQ is encoded by the coding sequence ATGAGCCTGCGAACGTCGTTCGGCAAGGTGGCCGACCGGCTGACCCGGTCGGAAACCTCCCTGGAGCGGGACGAGCTGCGGGAAGCCACCAAGAAGCACGGTGGCACCCCGATCTGTGACGCGACCGACCGGTCGGTCGCGTCCTGTTGCGGGACGGTCCGCAGCGTGAGCCTGCGGCCGCGCACCGGCACGGTCCCGGCGATGGTCGTGGACCTCGATGACGGCAGCCGCACGATGAACCTCGTCTGGCTGGGCCGCCGCCGGATCGGCGGCATCGAGCCGGGCGTCTACCTCAAGGTGAAGGGCCGGGTCACCTATCTCAAGGGTGTGCCGACGATCTTCAACCCGGCCTACGAGATCAAGCAGGGCCAGTAA
- a CDS encoding potassium channel family protein gives MRVVVVGAGSVGRSIARELILRGHQVLIIDKYAEEARTRSVPDASWLLADACEISTLREARLEDCEVVVCATGDDKVNLVVSLLAKTEFGINRTVARVNNPKNEWMFDEAWGVDVAVSTPRLMTALVEEAVSVGDLVRLFQFQQGKATMVEITVPADSPNVGVAVGQLELPPECVLVGIIRDEVPIPPSPYDAIEALDELLLLATPEAEQSLGAVLTGRPADQIRTHSPGD, from the coding sequence ATGCGTGTTGTTGTCGTCGGCGCGGGAAGCGTCGGCCGGTCGATCGCCCGGGAGCTGATCCTGCGCGGTCACCAGGTGCTCATCATCGACAAGTATGCCGAGGAGGCGCGCACCCGTTCGGTGCCCGACGCGTCCTGGCTGCTCGCCGACGCGTGCGAGATCAGCACGCTGCGCGAGGCGCGGCTGGAGGACTGCGAGGTGGTGGTCTGCGCCACCGGCGACGACAAGGTCAACCTCGTGGTGTCGCTGCTCGCCAAGACCGAGTTCGGCATCAACCGCACGGTGGCCCGGGTCAACAACCCCAAGAACGAGTGGATGTTCGACGAGGCGTGGGGCGTCGACGTCGCCGTCTCCACTCCCCGTCTGATGACCGCGCTCGTCGAGGAGGCGGTCAGCGTCGGCGACCTGGTGCGGTTGTTCCAGTTCCAGCAGGGCAAGGCCACGATGGTCGAGATCACCGTCCCCGCCGACAGCCCCAACGTGGGCGTCGCGGTCGGTCAGCTGGAGCTGCCGCCGGAGTGTGTGCTGGTCGGCATCATCCGCGACGAGGTGCCGATCCCGCCCAGCCCGTACGACGCGATCGAGGCGCTCGACGAGTTGCTGCTGCTCGCAACCCCCGAGGCCGAGCAGTCGCTCGGCGCGGTGCTCACCGGGCGCCCGGCGGACCAGATCCGCACGCACTCCCCCGGCGACTGA